The following are encoded together in the Thermosipho japonicus genome:
- a CDS encoding DUF5317 family protein: protein MIVYIFLIAFLISIFTKRIKHVIERNYRYFYLFPIPFILQMIPSYREILMPLSFAFLLVLLILNKHIPGFSLISIGTILNSFVMMINNWKMPVLSCWVEKFNLPVGMRHLVVDSFSWKLFLGDWIPVMLPWREYYVISIGDIFVYVGVFYFLLKINSNR from the coding sequence ATGATAGTATATATATTCTTGATAGCTTTTTTGATTTCTATATTTACGAAAAGGATTAAACATGTAATAGAAAGAAATTATAGATATTTTTATTTGTTTCCCATACCTTTTATACTACAAATGATTCCGAGCTATAGAGAAATTTTAATGCCACTTTCTTTTGCATTTTTGCTTGTTTTGTTGATATTAAACAAGCATATTCCTGGTTTTTCATTAATTTCAATTGGAACAATTTTAAATTCCTTTGTTATGATGATTAATAATTGGAAAATGCCAGTTTTAAGTTGCTGGGTTGAAAAGTTTAATCTTCCTGTTGGTATGAGGCATTTAGTTGTAGATAGCTTTTCTTGGAAATTATTTTTAGGAGATTGGATTCCAGTTATGCTTCCATGGAGAGAATATTACGTAATTAGTATAGGGGATATATTTGTGTATGTTGGAGTTTTTTATTTTTTACTTAAGATAAATTCAAATAGGTAA